In Janthinobacterium sp. 67, a genomic segment contains:
- a CDS encoding succinylglutamate desuccinylase, which produces MTQEVTQVVTPVVQALAQADFSGVAQLFSDAGFTVALPAPGMLQVVKPGAGRASVAVSVGVHGDETGPIEVLAHLLDALSRDASALAVDLLVCVGNVDAIRAGKRFIDADLNRMFRPVRGSLAQAAESARADEMIAATTAFFAAAGPVRWHLDLHTAIRPSVYPTFAIVPDLVADDAKAQLIDWLGQAAIGAIIMNPQSAGTYSYYSAEHFGAAASTVELGRVGTLGQNDLSLFDDVSRALDGLLRGMPAQPVKAQPHVFKVAQEIIKHSDEFRMAFDRSTQNFTSLPQHAVIASDGDHVYTVQHAEELVVFPNPDVRVGLRAGLMVVRVS; this is translated from the coding sequence ATGACGCAAGAAGTAACCCAGGTAGTAACACCTGTAGTGCAGGCGCTGGCGCAGGCCGATTTCAGCGGCGTGGCCCAGTTGTTTTCGGACGCCGGCTTCACGGTGGCCTTGCCGGCGCCCGGCATGCTGCAAGTGGTCAAGCCGGGAGCCGGCCGCGCCAGCGTGGCCGTCTCGGTGGGCGTGCATGGCGACGAGACGGGGCCGATCGAAGTGCTGGCGCATCTGCTCGACGCCTTGTCGCGCGATGCGTCCGCACTGGCCGTCGACCTGCTCGTCTGCGTGGGCAATGTTGATGCGATCCGGGCCGGCAAGCGTTTCATCGACGCCGACCTCAATCGCATGTTCCGTCCCGTGCGGGGCAGCCTGGCGCAAGCGGCGGAAAGCGCGCGCGCCGATGAAATGATCGCCGCGACAACCGCGTTCTTTGCAGCGGCCGGTCCCGTGCGCTGGCACCTGGATTTGCACACGGCCATCCGGCCTTCCGTGTATCCCACGTTTGCCATCGTGCCGGACCTGGTGGCCGACGACGCCAAGGCACAGCTGATCGATTGGCTGGGCCAGGCGGCCATCGGCGCCATCATCATGAACCCGCAGTCGGCCGGCACGTACAGCTATTATTCGGCCGAGCATTTCGGCGCGGCCGCCAGCACGGTGGAACTGGGCCGCGTGGGCACCCTGGGACAGAACGATCTGTCCCTGTTCGACGACGTGTCGCGGGCGCTCGACGGCCTGCTGCGCGGCATGCCTGCGCAACCCGTCAAGGCGCAACCGCACGTGTTCAAGGTGGCGCAGGAAATCATCAAGCACAGCGATGAATTCCGCATGGCGTTTGACCGCAGCACGCAGAATTTCACCTCGTTGCCGCAGCACGCCGTGATCGCCAGCGATGGCGACCATGTGTACACGGTGCAGCACGCGGAAGAGCTGGTGGTGTTCCCGAATCCGGATGTGCGCGTGGGCTTGCGCGCCGGTCTGATGGTGGTGCGCGTGTCCTGA
- a CDS encoding NAD-glutamate dehydrogenase domain-containing protein yields MNHTPQDLRTQTLELINAAGKAGKAAAPVVQLVQAWLDSLDAEDLADIAPDSLAPVLVEGFTQAAKRTGTGCQIATLPYADGRGGTASALLILNEDMPYLVDSIVMAMRRQHLAVRGVMNTVLPVRRALDGSVEAVRQPGDPLESYVLVLLDEELVPQAQAALVAALETVARDAAIVRRDSAAMSERLATVATAASQHGEEGAEVAAFLEWARSGGFEVFGYAYYRVKPGVRELERDIPSRVGVLQDTAHPVYGTCLANIPGDFDTLAKRESALSIVKADVAGTLHRDQQLDFIGVRDMDAQGAILGEHCFVGLFTRAGNSTPLAALPFARGRVAKVLSLAGVRQQGFRAEKFREILESLPRTEALEADLDWLAQVCGSVVSLYKQPRTKVFARRDVYARHLNVLVYLPRERYSASVASSLAKALQASSGATHVSMQTLVADGPLARVYLIAHAARYPLDLETDIEQPLLGVLDGWHNGFAAVADAVPDVGLRTSLRKLCATLPLDYVAATAPAVAFRDLDTILRNTDPAHVAVRIETGAVTTIRLYSANKVPSLSTILPALHNAGVAIDREQAYSVSLADGTRYFITSLTVDAASAAKLAQPSVVAVAQELFAALFNDTAEDGRLNGLVIEGGLSTREVQLVRAYTSYWRQTGSRFSVRYIAESLRKQPAQVKALVEAFLQRFDPSLSGAQHAQALESIAAIKAGLPSVNHADTEEILGALADLMAATLRTSYFQNNQQGDKIIFKFDTSSLALVPEPRPYREIFVFSRRFEGVHLRGGPVARGGLRWSDRMEDYRTEVLGLVKAQMVKNAVIVPAGAKGGFVCKMMPKDAVRETIAAEGEAVYRLFISSLLEVTDNRSLGNIVPPVDTVCFDEADPYLVVAADKGTATFSDIANGIAVQRGFWLGDAFASGGSNGYDHKKLGITAKGAFEAVKRHFYEMDHDLNTTPITMVGVGDMSGDVFGNGVLLSRQLKLVAAFDHRHIFLDPTPDVAVSFEERARLFALPRSSWDDYNKDLISAGGGVYPRTARTIELSPQIRAALDIAETSLPPEELMHRILKSPVDLFYNGGIGTYIKASTETHAQVKDRANDHIRVNGNELRVKVVAEGGNLGATQAGRIEFALAGGRIFTDAIDNSAGVDCSDHEVNVKIWLDVEVNAGKLTEEERNRELYAMTDDVERLVLRDNTQQTHLLVRELQAQSESAVQDGYAALIASLEEEGALSRDLEQLPSVAELARRKLDNRGLTTPELAVVIANVKNRFKRILSALPLTGETWAEPVLKPYFPSLLVETRSALDHPLANAILATVLANEVINRCGPLMIRNLAAEHGVDESAVILAWGQAWVALNLAPVFDALDADALTIPRDVSIKVDAQTRVLQQTMIAGVLSVPAEQLRGAGLAELTGLFGAESKRELLKAVGIKSEAALVPGLTPAFVQAWDAVDALEVVAGFLFPALSVPRPASMDLASFLQVGLALRSQAGIDTLERGLKLAAQGKSQEQLRNYAQQALRRTQQRLLTQVLARAEQGNAGQAVDAVTGALGLSAYVAATELEQAMLDVWTLSEAVNKITAKTPAEAAV; encoded by the coding sequence ATGAATCACACGCCACAAGATTTGCGTACACAAACGCTGGAGTTGATTAACGCGGCAGGCAAGGCAGGCAAGGCGGCAGCGCCGGTCGTGCAGCTGGTGCAGGCCTGGCTCGATTCGCTCGACGCCGAAGACCTGGCCGATATCGCGCCCGACAGCCTGGCGCCCGTGCTGGTCGAGGGCTTCACGCAAGCGGCCAAGCGCACCGGTACCGGCTGCCAGATCGCCACGCTGCCGTATGCGGATGGCCGTGGCGGCACGGCGAGCGCCTTGCTGATCCTGAACGAAGACATGCCTTACCTGGTCGACTCCATCGTCATGGCCATGCGCCGCCAGCACCTGGCCGTGCGCGGCGTGATGAACACCGTGCTGCCCGTGCGCCGCGCTCTTGATGGCAGCGTCGAAGCGGTGCGCCAGCCGGGCGACCCGCTCGAATCGTATGTGCTGGTGCTGCTCGACGAAGAGCTGGTGCCGCAAGCCCAGGCCGCGCTGGTCGCCGCCCTGGAGACGGTCGCGCGTGACGCGGCCATCGTGCGCCGCGATAGCGCCGCCATGAGCGAGCGCCTGGCCACTGTGGCCACGGCGGCATCGCAGCATGGCGAAGAAGGCGCGGAAGTGGCCGCCTTCCTGGAATGGGCCCGCAGCGGCGGCTTTGAAGTCTTCGGCTACGCCTACTACCGCGTCAAGCCGGGCGTGCGCGAACTGGAACGCGACATCCCTAGCCGTGTCGGCGTGCTGCAGGATACGGCGCACCCCGTCTACGGTACCTGCCTGGCGAATATCCCGGGCGACTTCGATACCCTGGCCAAGCGCGAATCGGCGCTGTCCATCGTCAAGGCCGACGTGGCGGGCACCTTGCACCGCGATCAGCAGCTCGACTTCATCGGCGTGCGCGACATGGATGCGCAAGGCGCGATCCTGGGCGAGCACTGCTTCGTCGGCCTGTTTACCCGTGCCGGCAATTCCACCCCGCTGGCGGCGCTGCCGTTCGCACGCGGCCGCGTAGCCAAGGTTTTGAGCCTGGCCGGCGTGCGCCAGCAAGGCTTCCGTGCCGAGAAATTCCGCGAAATCCTTGAGTCCTTGCCGCGCACGGAAGCGCTGGAAGCGGATCTCGACTGGCTGGCGCAAGTGTGCGGTTCCGTCGTTTCGCTGTACAAGCAGCCGCGCACCAAGGTTTTTGCGCGCCGCGACGTGTACGCGCGCCACCTGAACGTGCTGGTCTACCTGCCGCGCGAGCGCTACAGCGCCAGCGTCGCATCGAGCCTGGCAAAAGCCCTGCAAGCCAGTTCCGGCGCCACGCATGTGAGCATGCAAACCCTGGTGGCCGACGGCCCCCTGGCGCGCGTCTACCTGATCGCCCACGCCGCGCGCTACCCGCTGGACCTGGAAACGGATATCGAACAGCCCTTGCTGGGCGTGCTCGATGGCTGGCATAACGGCTTTGCCGCCGTGGCCGACGCCGTGCCCGACGTGGGCCTGCGCACCAGCCTGCGCAAACTGTGCGCCACCCTGCCGCTCGATTACGTGGCCGCCACCGCGCCGGCCGTCGCCTTCCGCGACCTCGACACCATCTTGCGCAATACGGATCCGGCGCACGTGGCCGTGCGCATCGAGACGGGTGCCGTCACCACGATCCGCCTGTACTCGGCCAACAAGGTGCCATCGCTGTCGACCATCCTGCCGGCCCTGCACAATGCGGGCGTGGCCATCGACCGCGAACAGGCGTACTCGGTGTCGCTGGCCGACGGCACGCGCTATTTCATCACCAGCCTGACGGTCGATGCCGCCAGCGCGGCGAAACTGGCGCAGCCATCCGTCGTCGCCGTGGCGCAGGAACTGTTTGCCGCCCTGTTCAACGACACGGCCGAAGATGGGCGCTTGAATGGCCTCGTCATCGAAGGCGGCCTGTCGACGCGCGAAGTGCAGCTGGTGCGCGCCTACACCAGCTACTGGCGCCAGACGGGCAGCCGCTTCTCGGTGCGCTACATCGCCGAAAGCCTGCGCAAGCAGCCGGCCCAGGTCAAAGCACTGGTCGAAGCCTTCCTGCAGCGCTTCGATCCTTCGCTGTCCGGCGCGCAGCATGCGCAAGCCCTGGAAAGCATCGCCGCCATCAAGGCCGGCCTGCCTTCCGTGAACCACGCTGACACCGAGGAAATCCTCGGCGCGCTGGCCGACCTGATGGCCGCCACCTTGCGCACCAGCTACTTCCAGAACAATCAACAAGGCGACAAGATCATCTTCAAGTTCGACACCAGCAGCCTGGCGCTGGTGCCGGAACCGCGTCCTTACCGCGAGATTTTCGTCTTCTCGCGCCGCTTCGAAGGCGTGCACCTGCGCGGCGGCCCGGTCGCCCGCGGCGGCCTGCGCTGGTCCGACCGCATGGAAGACTACCGCACGGAAGTGCTGGGCCTGGTGAAAGCCCAGATGGTCAAGAATGCCGTCATCGTGCCGGCCGGCGCGAAGGGCGGTTTTGTCTGCAAGATGATGCCGAAGGACGCCGTGCGTGAAACCATCGCGGCCGAAGGCGAAGCCGTCTACCGCCTGTTCATTTCCAGCCTGCTGGAAGTGACGGACAACCGTTCGCTGGGCAATATCGTCCCGCCAGTCGACACCGTGTGCTTCGATGAAGCCGATCCTTACCTGGTGGTGGCCGCCGACAAGGGCACGGCCACGTTCTCGGACATCGCCAACGGCATCGCCGTGCAGCGCGGTTTCTGGCTCGGCGACGCGTTCGCCTCGGGCGGCTCGAACGGCTACGACCACAAGAAACTGGGCATCACCGCCAAGGGCGCGTTCGAAGCCGTGAAGCGCCACTTCTATGAAATGGACCACGACCTCAATACCACCCCGATCACCATGGTCGGCGTGGGCGACATGTCGGGCGACGTGTTCGGCAATGGCGTATTGCTGTCGCGCCAGCTGAAACTGGTGGCCGCGTTCGACCACCGCCACATCTTCCTCGACCCGACACCGGACGTCGCCGTCTCGTTCGAGGAACGCGCGCGCCTGTTCGCCTTGCCGCGTTCTTCGTGGGACGACTACAACAAGGACTTGATCTCGGCAGGCGGCGGCGTGTATCCGCGCACCGCCCGCACGATCGAGCTGTCGCCGCAAATCCGCGCCGCGCTCGATATCGCCGAGACCTCGCTGCCGCCGGAAGAACTGATGCACCGCATCCTGAAGTCGCCCGTGGACCTGTTCTATAACGGCGGTATCGGCACCTACATCAAGGCGTCGACGGAAACGCACGCGCAAGTGAAGGACCGCGCGAATGACCACATCCGCGTCAACGGCAATGAGCTGCGCGTGAAAGTCGTGGCCGAAGGCGGCAACCTCGGTGCGACGCAGGCGGGCCGCATCGAATTCGCGCTGGCCGGTGGCCGCATCTTCACCGATGCGATCGACAATTCTGCCGGCGTGGATTGCTCGGACCATGAAGTGAACGTGAAAATCTGGCTGGACGTGGAAGTCAACGCGGGCAAGCTGACGGAAGAAGAACGCAACCGCGAGCTGTATGCGATGACGGACGACGTCGAACGCCTGGTCTTGCGCGACAACACGCAGCAGACGCATTTGCTGGTGCGCGAGTTGCAGGCGCAAAGCGAAAGCGCCGTGCAGGATGGCTATGCGGCCCTGATCGCCAGCCTGGAAGAAGAGGGCGCCCTGTCGCGCGATCTCGAGCAGCTGCCATCGGTGGCCGAACTGGCACGCCGCAAGCTGGACAACCGCGGCCTGACGACGCCGGAACTGGCGGTGGTGATCGCCAACGTGAAGAACCGCTTCAAGCGCATCCTCTCCGCCCTGCCTTTGACGGGCGAAACGTGGGCCGAGCCGGTGCTGAAACCCTACTTCCCGTCCCTGCTGGTGGAAACCCGTTCGGCGCTCGACCACCCGCTGGCCAACGCCATCCTGGCGACCGTGCTGGCCAATGAAGTGATCAACCGCTGCGGCCCGCTGATGATCCGCAACCTGGCGGCCGAACACGGCGTGGACGAGTCGGCCGTGATCCTGGCCTGGGGCCAGGCATGGGTGGCCTTGAACCTGGCGCCCGTGTTCGACGCGCTCGATGCGGATGCCTTGACGATTCCGCGCGACGTGTCGATCAAGGTCGATGCGCAAACGCGCGTGCTGCAGCAGACGATGATCGCCGGTGTCTTGTCGGTGCCGGCCGAGCAGTTGCGCGGCGCCGGCCTGGCCGAACTGACCGGCTTGTTCGGCGCGGAATCGAAGCGCGAGCTGCTCAAAGCCGTCGGCATCAAGTCGGAAGCGGCGCTGGTGCCGGGCTTGACGCCGGCCTTCGTGCAGGCCTGGGATGCGGTCGATGCGCTGGAAGTCGTCGCCGGCTTCCTGTTCCCGGCCCTGTCCGTGCCGCGTCCTGCCTCGATGGACCTGGCTTCCTTCCTGCAAGTGGGCCTGGCCCTGCGCAGCCAGGCAGGCATCGACACCCTGGAGCGTGGCCTGAAGCTGGCCGCGCAAGGCAAATCGCAGGAGCAGTTGCGCAACTACGCGCAGCAAGCGCTGCGCCGCACGCAACAGCGTCTGCTGACGCAGGTGCTGGCGCGTGCCGAGCAAGGCAATGCGGGCCAGGCAGTCGACGCCGTGACGGGTGCGCTGGGCCTGTCGGCCTATGTGGCGGCGACGGAACTGGAGCAAGCCATGCTGGACGTATGGACCTTGTCGGAAGCCGTGAATAAAATCACGGCGAAAACCCCAGCGGAAGCGGCGGTGTAA
- the astB gene encoding N-succinylarginine dihydrolase, with the protein MHSTREYNFDGLVGPSHNYAGLSFGNVASFSNVKSASNPKQAALQGLAKMRALAARGFAQALLPPQDRPNFRLLRSIGFTGTDAEVLARAYKESPVILACAYSASPMWTANAATVSPSADTQDGRVHFTAANLNNKLHRAFEHAQSARSLRAIFSDDKHFAVHGALPSTPAFGDEGAANHTRLGAGHGASSVEMFVYGRVEFDPSAPSPKRYPARQTLEASQAVARLHGLDAKRTVYVQQNPDVIDQGVFHNDVIVVGNGNVLFYHEQAFADEEASLSQLRRAVAATGAQLDALRVDTGQVPIADAVSSYLFNSQLLTKEGGKMALVIPQECQENRAVSRYLEGLVASGGPIDELIHFDLRQSMRNGGGPACLRLRVALTETEARAMHQGVVMTETLYHRLVQWVEKHYRDHLEPGDLADPQLALEVHAALEELTIILNLPGLYDL; encoded by the coding sequence ATGCACAGCACGCGCGAATACAACTTTGACGGCCTGGTCGGCCCATCGCATAACTATGCGGGACTCTCGTTCGGCAACGTGGCCTCGTTCAGCAATGTGAAAAGCGCCTCGAATCCGAAGCAGGCCGCCTTGCAGGGCCTGGCCAAGATGCGTGCCCTGGCCGCGCGCGGCTTTGCGCAAGCCTTGCTGCCGCCGCAGGACCGGCCCAATTTCCGCCTGCTGCGCTCCATCGGTTTCACGGGCACGGATGCCGAGGTGCTGGCGCGCGCCTACAAGGAATCCCCGGTGATCCTGGCTTGCGCGTATTCCGCTTCGCCCATGTGGACGGCCAACGCGGCCACGGTCAGCCCGTCGGCGGACACGCAGGACGGCCGCGTGCACTTCACGGCCGCCAACCTGAATAACAAGCTGCACCGGGCCTTCGAGCACGCGCAGTCGGCGCGCAGCCTGCGCGCCATTTTCAGCGACGACAAACACTTCGCCGTGCATGGCGCGCTGCCGTCGACGCCGGCCTTCGGCGACGAGGGCGCGGCCAACCACACGCGTTTGGGCGCCGGCCACGGCGCGTCATCCGTTGAAATGTTCGTGTATGGCCGGGTGGAGTTCGATCCGTCGGCACCGTCGCCGAAGCGCTACCCGGCGCGCCAGACCCTGGAAGCGTCGCAAGCCGTCGCGCGTCTGCATGGCCTGGATGCGAAACGCACCGTGTACGTGCAGCAGAATCCGGACGTGATCGACCAGGGCGTGTTCCATAACGACGTCATCGTCGTCGGCAACGGCAATGTGCTGTTCTATCACGAGCAGGCGTTTGCCGATGAAGAAGCAAGCCTGTCGCAGCTGCGCCGCGCCGTCGCCGCCACGGGCGCGCAACTGGATGCGCTGCGCGTGGACACGGGCCAGGTGCCGATCGCGGATGCGGTGAGCAGCTATCTGTTCAACAGCCAGTTGCTGACGAAAGAGGGTGGCAAGATGGCGCTGGTGATCCCGCAGGAGTGCCAGGAAAACCGCGCCGTGTCGCGCTACCTGGAAGGCCTGGTGGCCAGCGGTGGACCGATTGACGAACTGATACATTTCGACCTGCGCCAGAGCATGCGCAATGGCGGCGGGCCCGCCTGCCTGCGTTTGCGCGTGGCCCTGACGGAAACCGAGGCGCGCGCGATGCACCAGGGCGTGGTCATGACGGAAACGCTGTACCATCGGCTGGTGCAGTGGGTGGAAAAACACTACCGCGACCATCTGGAGCCGGGCGACCTGGCCGATCCGCAGCTGGCGCTGGAAGTGCATGCGGCGCTTGAAGAATTGACGATCATCCTCAACTTACCGGGATTGTACGACTTGTAG